A window of Longimicrobium sp. contains these coding sequences:
- the pabB gene encoding aminodeoxychorismate synthase component I: protein MRFDSLDPVRGARSFRFEGLRRVVRADAVGDVLPALGEVERAVAEGLHAAGFVAYEAAPAFDAALAAHAPDPRLPLLWFGIFGERVETEPVGAPEDGAAAEVGELRADDGEAEHSARVARIRELIAAGETYQVNLTFPLRAPFRGSASALYRRLCHAQRAAYCALFDFGGRAIVSASPELFFRWADGEMELRPMKGTRPRGRTADEDAALAAELAASPKDRAENLMIVDLLRNDAGRIAEFGGVRVERMFEVERYPTVHQMTSTIRARTRAGTTLTDVFRALFPCGSITGAPKVRTSQVISELEGAPRGVYTGAIGFASPGEAVFSVAIRTLLVDRAAETAELGVGSGITWDSDAAEEYRECLSKAAFVGREPDPALIETFGWAPGEGFVRVDGHVARLARSAEHFGYPFDDGELARRLDALAASLPPEPRTIRVTLHPTGHIGVADEAMRRWAEPVRLALARRHLPSDHPLWRHKTARREIYLQHDPVSIPHDDVLGVNERGELAETRIANVVLEIGGALWTPHAGAGLLPGVLRAGLLRDGTIRERVLRIADLQRATAVWVINSLRGWGRAEIVSPSEVPAWEGETGTAASQAI from the coding sequence GTGCGGTTCGATTCGCTGGACCCGGTGCGGGGGGCGAGGTCGTTCCGCTTCGAGGGGCTGCGGCGCGTGGTGCGCGCGGATGCGGTGGGCGACGTGCTCCCCGCGCTCGGCGAGGTGGAGCGCGCGGTGGCGGAGGGGCTGCACGCGGCCGGGTTCGTGGCGTACGAGGCGGCACCCGCGTTCGACGCGGCGCTGGCGGCGCACGCGCCCGATCCGCGGCTGCCGCTGCTCTGGTTCGGGATCTTCGGCGAGCGCGTCGAGACGGAGCCGGTCGGGGCGCCGGAGGACGGCGCCGCGGCGGAGGTCGGCGAGCTGCGCGCGGACGACGGCGAGGCGGAGCACTCGGCGCGGGTGGCGCGCATCCGCGAGCTGATCGCGGCGGGCGAGACGTACCAGGTGAACCTCACCTTTCCGCTGCGGGCGCCGTTCCGCGGCTCCGCATCGGCGCTGTACCGCCGGCTCTGCCACGCGCAGCGGGCGGCGTACTGCGCGCTGTTCGATTTCGGCGGGCGCGCGATCGTCTCCGCATCTCCCGAGCTCTTCTTCCGCTGGGCGGACGGGGAGATGGAGCTGCGGCCGATGAAGGGAACGCGGCCGCGCGGCCGGACGGCGGACGAGGACGCGGCGCTCGCGGCGGAGCTGGCCGCGTCGCCCAAGGACCGCGCCGAGAACCTGATGATCGTGGACCTGCTGCGGAACGACGCGGGGCGCATCGCGGAGTTCGGCGGGGTGCGCGTGGAGCGGATGTTCGAGGTCGAGCGCTACCCCACCGTGCACCAGATGACCTCCACCATCCGCGCGCGGACGCGGGCGGGGACCACGCTGACGGATGTCTTCCGCGCGCTTTTCCCCTGCGGCTCCATCACCGGCGCGCCCAAGGTGCGGACGTCGCAGGTCATCTCGGAGCTGGAGGGCGCGCCGCGCGGCGTGTACACCGGCGCCATCGGCTTCGCGTCGCCGGGCGAGGCGGTGTTCAGCGTGGCCATCCGCACGCTGCTGGTGGACCGCGCGGCGGAGACGGCGGAGCTGGGCGTGGGCAGCGGGATCACGTGGGATTCGGACGCCGCGGAGGAGTACCGCGAGTGCCTGTCCAAGGCCGCGTTCGTCGGCCGCGAGCCCGATCCGGCGCTGATCGAGACCTTTGGCTGGGCGCCGGGGGAGGGATTCGTCCGCGTGGACGGACACGTCGCGCGGCTCGCGAGATCCGCGGAGCACTTCGGCTACCCGTTCGACGACGGCGAGCTCGCGCGGCGGCTGGATGCGCTCGCGGCGTCGCTCCCGCCGGAGCCGCGGACGATCCGCGTCACGCTGCATCCCACCGGGCACATCGGCGTCGCTGACGAGGCGATGCGGCGGTGGGCGGAGCCGGTGCGGCTGGCGCTCGCGCGTCGCCATCTCCCGAGCGACCATCCGCTCTGGCGGCACAAGACGGCGCGGCGGGAGATCTATCTCCAGCACGATCCCGTCTCCATCCCCCACGACGACGTGCTGGGGGTGAACGAGCGTGGCGAGCTGGCCGAGACGCGCATCGCCAACGTGGTGCTGGAGATCGGCGGCGCGCTGTGGACGCCGCACGCCGGCGCCGGCCTCCTCCCCGGCGTGCTCCGCGCCGGGCTCCTGCGCGACGGAACGATCCGCGAGCGCGTCCTCCGCATCGCCGACCTGCAGCGCGCGACCGCCGTGTGGGTCATCAACTCGCTGCGCGGCTGGGGCCGGGCGGAGATCGTGTCACCCAGCGAAGTGCCGGCGTGGGAAGGCGAAACGGGAACCGCGGCATCGCAGGCCATCTAA
- a CDS encoding glycoside hydrolase family 25 protein: MLDVVIDLHGPEPVKSWEMVKNAGIMAVIHKATEGMDFTDKKFAQRRVEAQKAGLLWGSYHFGTASDPGKQARNFLEVVDPGPKDLIVLDLEENFKNPPNSMSVHKAEVFVTFVHDRLGRWPVLYAGADLRSLLNGKPNEILRNCELWLADWRDEPHLLPGWDRFALWQYSGGTSKTTGSHTKVPHPVPGLVEPPDRSKFNGDEQEMRKFFGAG, translated from the coding sequence ATGCTGGACGTCGTCATCGATCTGCACGGACCCGAGCCGGTGAAGTCGTGGGAGATGGTGAAGAACGCCGGGATCATGGCGGTCATCCACAAGGCCACCGAGGGGATGGACTTCACCGACAAGAAGTTCGCGCAGCGGCGGGTGGAGGCGCAGAAGGCGGGGCTGCTGTGGGGATCGTACCACTTCGGCACCGCGTCGGACCCCGGGAAGCAGGCGCGGAACTTCCTTGAGGTGGTCGATCCCGGGCCGAAGGACCTGATCGTTCTCGACCTCGAGGAGAACTTCAAGAATCCGCCGAACAGCATGTCGGTGCACAAGGCCGAGGTGTTCGTCACCTTCGTGCACGACAGGCTCGGCCGCTGGCCCGTTCTCTACGCGGGCGCCGACCTGCGGTCGCTGCTGAACGGCAAGCCCAACGAGATCCTGCGCAACTGCGAGCTGTGGCTGGCCGACTGGCGCGACGAGCCGCACCTGCTCCCGGGCTGGGACCGGTTCGCGCTCTGGCAGTATTCCGGCGGAACGAGCAAGACTACCGGGTCGCACACGAAGGTTCCCCACCCGGTGCCCGGCCTGGTGGAGCCGCCCGACCGCAGCAAGTTCAACGGCGACGAGCAGGAGATGCGGAAGTTCTTCGGCGCCGGCTGA
- a CDS encoding cation diffusion facilitator family transporter codes for MNIESNRRALRLSYFTVGYNVLEGVASLLAGGAAGSAALVGFGLDSVVESLSGGIMVWRFRTDRPHADAERAEHRAVRLVGYTFFVLGAFVLLDSARKLWAGERPEGSTLGIAITLVSLVVMPLLYVAKRRTARTLGSRSLAADSKQTLACMGMSAGVLLGLVLNRWLGLWQADPAVAIIIALLLFREGREALREGTLCCC; via the coding sequence ATGAACATCGAATCGAACCGGAGAGCGCTGCGGCTGTCGTACTTCACCGTCGGCTACAACGTGCTGGAGGGCGTGGCGTCGCTGCTGGCGGGCGGGGCGGCGGGAAGCGCGGCGCTGGTCGGCTTCGGGCTGGACAGCGTGGTGGAGTCGCTTTCCGGCGGGATCATGGTCTGGCGCTTCCGCACCGATCGCCCGCACGCCGACGCCGAGCGCGCCGAGCACCGCGCCGTGCGCCTGGTCGGCTACACCTTCTTCGTCCTGGGCGCGTTCGTGCTGCTGGACTCCGCGCGCAAGCTGTGGGCGGGCGAGCGGCCGGAGGGCTCCACGCTCGGCATCGCCATCACCCTCGTGTCCCTGGTGGTGATGCCGCTGCTTTACGTGGCCAAGCGCCGCACCGCGCGGACGCTCGGCAGCCGCAGCCTGGCGGCCGATTCGAAGCAGACGCTGGCGTGCATGGGGATGTCGGCGGGGGTGCTGCTGGGGCTGGTGCTGAACCGCTGGCTCGGGCTCTGGCAGGCGGACCCCGCGGTGGCGATCATCATCGCGCTGCTGCTGTTCCGCGAGGGCCGCGAGGCGCTGCGCGAAGGCACGCTCTGCTGCTGCTGA
- a CDS encoding aminopeptidase — MGWLPAAARRRAVLAVAFAAAFASACSPGYVLRGAWEEAKILGRRRPIAGVIADPRQPAETRRKLQLVLDVRAFARDSLGERTGESYTLFAEKKSDTLATVLSAAYKDRFAAKTWWFPIVGSVPYKGYFKEDDARREAAALEAQGFDTYMRPTSAFSTLGWFNDPVLSTLLRYDDVDLGNTVIHELFHNTFFAPGKIAFNESMANFAGGRGAIHYFCGRDGPDAATCRRARDEWDDDLVFGFFMSELIHDLESLYARADITREQKLQLREEVFARAQRRFADEVRPRLKVNTFGSFTREPLNNATLISGRIYYDRLDLFERVYESRGGDLRRTLADIIAAARANRADPYAGVESLVR, encoded by the coding sequence ATGGGTTGGCTCCCGGCGGCGGCGAGGCGGCGCGCGGTTCTCGCCGTCGCCTTCGCAGCTGCGTTCGCTTCCGCGTGCTCGCCCGGGTACGTGCTGCGCGGCGCGTGGGAAGAGGCGAAGATCCTGGGCCGGCGGCGCCCCATCGCCGGCGTGATCGCGGACCCGCGCCAGCCGGCCGAGACGCGGCGCAAGCTGCAGCTGGTGCTGGACGTGCGCGCCTTCGCCCGCGACTCGCTGGGCGAGCGGACGGGGGAGAGCTACACCCTGTTCGCGGAGAAGAAGTCCGACACGCTGGCCACCGTGCTCTCGGCGGCGTACAAGGACCGGTTCGCCGCGAAGACGTGGTGGTTCCCCATCGTGGGGAGCGTGCCGTACAAGGGCTACTTCAAGGAGGACGACGCGCGGCGCGAGGCGGCGGCGCTGGAGGCGCAGGGGTTCGACACCTACATGCGGCCCACGTCGGCGTTCAGCACGCTGGGGTGGTTCAACGACCCCGTGCTCAGCACGCTGCTGCGCTACGACGACGTGGACCTGGGGAACACGGTGATCCACGAGCTCTTCCACAACACCTTCTTCGCGCCGGGGAAGATCGCGTTCAACGAGAGCATGGCCAACTTCGCCGGCGGCCGCGGCGCCATCCACTACTTCTGCGGCCGCGACGGGCCCGACGCCGCCACCTGCCGCCGCGCCCGCGACGAGTGGGACGACGACCTGGTCTTCGGCTTCTTCATGAGCGAGCTGATCCACGACCTGGAGTCGCTGTACGCGCGCGCCGACATCACCCGCGAGCAGAAGCTGCAGCTGCGCGAGGAGGTATTCGCGCGCGCGCAGCGCCGCTTCGCCGACGAGGTGCGGCCGCGGCTGAAGGTGAACACCTTCGGCAGCTTCACCCGCGAGCCGCTGAACAACGCCACGCTCATCTCGGGGCGCATCTACTACGACCGGCTGGACCTGTTCGAGCGCGTGTACGAGAGCCGCGGCGGCGACCTGCGCCGCACGCTGGCCGACATCATCGCCGCCGCGCGCGCCAACCGCGCGGACCCGTACGCCGGCGTGGAGTCGCTGGTGCGGTGA